From one Rhodamnia argentea isolate NSW1041297 chromosome 1, ASM2092103v1, whole genome shotgun sequence genomic stretch:
- the LOC115731080 gene encoding transcription factor MYB13-like, protein MSCVAMTGNFGWGSNSMEEVWRKGPWTAEEDKLLIDYVKLHGEGRWNSVARLTGLKRNGKSCRLRWVNYLRPDLKRGQITPHEESIILELHARWGNRWSTIARSLPGRTDNEIKNYWRTHFKNKAKASLNNPDRLKAARILRRQQFHHHQQQQQQQQQQQQQQHQQMQQQLPQQQQQLQLTPVDMRSILSLLEENNDHHHRIPYAPQIRPEIAGACPNNFGYDQCLFYSVFNASLPEASSSTSTNEDFLWEDGLWSMEDVHGINCGAPYATGKATMHNLVAPFC, encoded by the exons ATGTCTTGCGTAGCAATGACAGGGAACTTTGGGTGGGGCTCAAACTCCATGGAAGAGGTGTGGAGGAAAGGTCCTTGGACTGCCGAGGAAGACAAGTTGCTTATTGACTATGTGAAGTTGCATGGGGAGGGAAGGTGGAACTCTGTGGCTAGGCTCACAG GGCTCAAGAGGAATGGGAAGAGCTGTAGATTGAGGTGGGTGAATTACTTGAGGCCTGACCTCAAGAGAGGTCAGATAACCCCACATGAAGAGAGCATCATCCTAGAGCTCCACGCTAGGTGGGGAAACAG atGGTCAACAATTGCAAGAAGCTTGCCAGGGAGGACAGACAATGAGATCAAGAACTACTGGAGGACCCATTTCAAGAACAAGGCCAAGGCCTCTCTGAACAACCCGGACAGGTTGAAAGCGGCGCGTATTCTGCGGCGCCAACaatttcatcatcatcagcaacagcaacagcaacagcaacagcaacagcagcagcaacatcAGCAAATGCAACAGCAGCTGCCCCAACAGCAACAGCAATTGCAACTGACTCCGGTTGACATGAGGAGCATCCTGTCCCTGCTCGAAGAAAACAACGACCACCACCACAGAATCCCGTACGCACCCCAAATCCGACCCGAGATCGCGGGGGCATGTCCCAATAACTTCGGCTATGACCAGTGCTTGTTCTACTCTGTTTTCAATGCTTCTCTTCCTGAGGCCTCgtcatcaacatcaacaaatGAGGATTTCTTGTGGGAGGATGGCTTGTGGAGCATGGAAGATGTGCATGGGATCAACTGCGGCGCTCCTTATGCAACAGGCAAAGCCACTATGCACAATCTGGTCGCTCCCTTCTGTTGA